The nucleotide sequence TACGGCTTTCCATGGCTCCTACAGTAAGTTTGATAGGCATCCCTTCATGAATACGACCGATTTCAGTCTCATCTACAGTTCCCTTGAAAATCATATCGTTCATATTGGCAACAGAAGCAATTGTTGTTCCGTCATTAAAACTGTTTGATTGAATTACTGAGTTTCCTACCTTGATAGGGATATCCAGTATCATTCCGGTAATTGTACTACGTACTAATGTGGTACTTGCTACTTTCGAATTCTTGGCGATACCGTCACGTATAATTTCGAGCGCATCCTGCGCATTCTGAGCTTCTTCCTTTGCTTTCTTGTAATTGGCTTCTGATAGTTCAAAATCTTCTTTGGCAATTACCCCTTGATTATGTAATTGTTTATCTCGTTTGTATGTTTCTTCAATCTGAGAAAGACTGATTTGAGCTAGCTTAACCCTGGATTCAGCACTGTTTAGCTGAACCATTTCGGGGATAACCTTGATCTTTGCTATAATTTCACCTTCTTTCACCATCTCTCCGGCTTCCTTAGTAAGCTCTGAAATAATTCCACTTATCTGTGGTTTTATAAGAATCTCGAACCGTGGTTCCACATTTCCCGTAGCCACTGTTTTCGTAACAACAGTATCGCGGGTTGGTTTTACTATTTCATATACAGTTACAACCGGCTGTGACTTTTTCCATAAGAAGTAAAATGTACCGAGAACGGCAACGCCTATCATCACAAGAAAGATGATGCGTAAGATCTTTTTCACATTGATTTTTTTCATACTGCTAATTCTATTTTATTGTATTTGATTTTAAACTATTCTTCTCTGATTGCATCTATTGCTTTGATCTGCATCGCTCTCCATGCAGGGATAAGTCCGGCTACCATACCACTTATTAGTAATACGCCTGATGCGTAAAGGGCGGTATCGATATCAACGCCAGGATTGATAAAAAAAGTTTCACGCGTAACTTCCTGGGTTGATAACATTTTATTTACAATGTCCAGAATAAACACCCCCAAGGTCAGACCTATAAGTCCTGCCATAGTTGTTAGTACCAGACTCTCACTCATGATTTGAGTAATGATATTAAAAGGCTTCGCTCCCAAAGCTCTTCGTACCCCAATCTCTTTT is from uncultured Macellibacteroides sp. and encodes:
- a CDS encoding efflux RND transporter periplasmic adaptor subunit produces the protein MKKINVKKILRIIFLVMIGVAVLGTFYFLWKKSQPVVTVYEIVKPTRDTVVTKTVATGNVEPRFEILIKPQISGIISELTKEAGEMVKEGEIIAKIKVIPEMVQLNSAESRVKLAQISLSQIEETYKRDKQLHNQGVIAKEDFELSEANYKKAKEEAQNAQDALEIIRDGIAKNSKVASTTLVRSTITGMILDIPIKVGNSVIQSNSFNDGTTIASVANMNDMIFKGTVDETEIGRIHEGMPIKLTVGAMESRTFDAMLEYVSPKGVETNGAILFEIKAAVTIPGDAFIRAGYSANAEIVLKKAENIITVPESTIEFSGDSAFVQLVKKEKPEQVFEKHLVKVGLSDGIKIEIKEGLTVKDKVRGAAIDPKKK